A region of Geobacillus sp. 46C-IIa DNA encodes the following proteins:
- a CDS encoding NAD(P)-dependent oxidoreductase: MNILVTGAAGFIGSHLCEKLLENGRHQVIGVDGFLGPTPAPLKAKNIAQLQAHPRFTFVETDLLTADLPALLKDVDAVYHLAGMPGVRTSWGTDFAAYAVHNISVTQQLLEACKDLPLKRFIYASTSSVYGERSGPLSETLEPVPLSPYGITKLTGEHLCRVYFREFAVPVVILRYFTVYGPRQRPDMSFHRFIRQLLSGQPLTVFGDGTQSRDFTYISDCINGTAAALEQDRAVGETINIGGKERASVNDVIRLLEALTGRKATIHYTPAARGEPKQTWANLTKAERLLAYEPTVTLIDGLQKEIEYIRSLYERGQT; this comes from the coding sequence ATGAACATTCTCGTCACCGGGGCGGCCGGGTTTATCGGCTCCCATTTATGTGAAAAACTGCTCGAAAACGGCCGGCACCAAGTCATCGGCGTCGACGGCTTTCTCGGCCCGACACCGGCGCCGCTGAAAGCAAAAAATATCGCCCAATTGCAAGCCCATCCGCGGTTTACATTCGTTGAGACCGATCTGCTGACCGCCGACTTGCCCGCGCTGTTAAAGGATGTGGATGCCGTATACCATTTAGCCGGCATGCCCGGCGTGCGAACGAGCTGGGGAACGGACTTTGCCGCCTATGCGGTGCACAACATTTCCGTTACGCAGCAGCTGCTTGAAGCGTGCAAAGACTTGCCGCTCAAACGGTTCATCTATGCTTCGACCTCGTCCGTTTACGGCGAGCGGAGCGGCCCGCTGTCCGAAACGCTCGAACCAGTCCCGCTCTCCCCATACGGCATTACGAAGCTTACCGGTGAACATTTATGCCGCGTCTATTTCCGCGAGTTTGCCGTGCCGGTCGTCATTTTGCGCTATTTTACTGTTTATGGCCCGCGCCAGCGCCCCGATATGTCGTTTCACCGCTTTATCCGTCAACTGCTCTCCGGCCAGCCGCTCACCGTATTCGGCGACGGCACGCAGTCGCGCGATTTCACCTATATTTCCGACTGCATCAACGGGACGGCAGCCGCGCTTGAACAGGACCGCGCAGTCGGAGAAACGATCAACATCGGCGGGAAAGAACGCGCATCCGTCAACGATGTGATTCGCCTGCTTGAAGCGCTGACCGGGAGAAAGGCGACGATCCATTATACGCCAGCCGCCCGCGGGGAACCGAAACAGACATGGGCCAACTTGACGAAGGCAGAGCGGCTGCTCGCATACGAACCGACGGTCACGCTTATCGATGGGCTGCAAAAAGAAATCGAATACATCCGTTCATTGTACGAAAGGGGTCAGACATGA
- a CDS encoding glycosyltransferase, with the protein MKQTIAHFIHEKMKINQRFIYNQMVHLKKYRSIMIGSFADDGCHPFPLVNYYHLNDINNFDRFVKEQNIVAIHAHHGKHAIEILPLCIAHHIPLVVSIRGRDGSAKGNSLRRNQKRYSLLKQHGSLFLPVCRYLADELVTLGFPQEKIHVLYGGIELDLFPYQERTIPENGDIVILSIGRLVEKKGFLTLVRAFEHVHANHPRCRLRIIGSGKDEENIRQLINKLGLTPFVELLGAMDAAAIVQEMKRAHLFCLASETASDGDIEGIPNVLKEAMASGLPVISTNHAGIPELIEHGRTGYLAPEKDDKELANGIRFFLEHSEQIPSFTKRARKVIEQRFDVTKQIKEQERLYDWLRKKTR; encoded by the coding sequence ATGAAACAAACGATCGCCCACTTTATCCATGAAAAAATGAAAATTAACCAACGCTTTATTTACAACCAAATGGTTCATCTAAAAAAATACCGGTCAATCATGATCGGATCGTTCGCTGATGACGGCTGCCACCCGTTTCCTCTCGTTAATTATTATCACCTCAACGATATCAACAATTTCGACCGTTTCGTCAAAGAACAAAATATCGTGGCCATTCATGCTCATCACGGCAAACACGCCATTGAAATTCTCCCGCTTTGCATCGCCCATCACATTCCACTTGTCGTCAGCATCCGCGGCCGTGACGGCTCCGCAAAAGGCAACAGCCTGCGGCGCAACCAAAAGCGGTATAGTCTGCTCAAACAGCACGGGTCACTCTTTCTTCCCGTGTGCCGTTATTTAGCCGATGAACTTGTCACTTTAGGGTTTCCTCAAGAAAAAATCCATGTCCTCTACGGCGGCATTGAACTCGATTTATTTCCTTATCAAGAACGAACGATTCCGGAAAACGGGGACATCGTCATTCTTTCGATCGGTCGACTCGTCGAGAAAAAAGGCTTTTTAACGCTCGTGCGCGCCTTCGAACACGTGCATGCGAACCATCCTCGCTGTCGCCTCCGCATTATCGGGAGCGGGAAAGATGAGGAAAACATTCGCCAGCTTATCAATAAGCTCGGGCTGACCCCATTTGTCGAGTTGCTTGGAGCCATGGATGCAGCCGCCATCGTTCAAGAAATGAAGCGCGCCCATCTGTTTTGCCTAGCGAGCGAGACGGCCTCTGATGGGGACATCGAAGGCATCCCGAACGTGCTGAAAGAGGCGATGGCAAGCGGGCTGCCGGTCATCTCGACGAATCATGCCGGCATCCCTGAACTGATCGAACACGGGCGCACGGGCTACCTCGCACCGGAGAAGGACGACAAAGAGCTGGCGAACGGCATCCGCTTTTTTCTTGAACACTCAGAGCAGATTCCGTCGTTTACAAAGCGGGCGCGCAAAGTGATCGAACAGCGGTTTGACGTCACCAAACAAATTAAAGAGCAAGAACGGCTGTACGATTGGCTGAGAAAAAAAACCAGGTAG
- a CDS encoding phosphotransferase, with protein MASKRSRLLFDVLNNYGLSQTETDVIGELKEEKVWLVQNKKTGQRYVLKRLNEEKTNFPILLHSRLYEIGFHVPKIFQTKTNQYYVHRKNSYYYLMDYVSLSETRPSFQQRIEGLARFHADSLFTEWIGTGSPSFPEPKEVLRAHRQKVAQLQELAKTAANRTALSHIMKQMTRLADQSYALLEKSNLAGFCLEAAERKAICHGDYNSNNLLLAANNNVVMIDFDRAYYGLPLDDFRFLLISLTKNPKNNVIKRLQPLFELYFSICLTYAPYKSVYLADAMFPHVFYNEAVGLEKPKRAASSPSSLNLLTRLAEQETKKFAFLSDLLKSEGSRT; from the coding sequence TTGGCTTCGAAACGATCTCGCCTGTTATTTGACGTGTTAAACAATTACGGCCTATCACAAACGGAGACCGACGTCATCGGTGAACTGAAGGAGGAAAAAGTATGGCTTGTACAAAATAAAAAAACGGGTCAGCGGTACGTACTCAAGAGGCTAAATGAAGAGAAAACCAATTTCCCGATCTTGCTTCATTCCAGGCTATACGAGATAGGATTTCATGTTCCTAAAATTTTTCAGACTAAAACAAACCAATATTATGTTCACCGAAAAAACAGCTACTACTATTTAATGGATTATGTCTCCTTAAGTGAAACAAGGCCATCTTTCCAGCAACGAATCGAGGGGTTGGCTCGCTTCCATGCCGACAGCCTGTTTACCGAGTGGATCGGCACCGGCTCTCCTTCCTTTCCGGAGCCGAAAGAGGTGCTGCGCGCACACCGTCAAAAAGTTGCACAATTGCAAGAGCTGGCGAAGACAGCTGCGAATAGGACGGCTCTTTCTCATATAATGAAACAGATGACGCGACTCGCTGACCAGAGCTATGCGCTGCTTGAAAAAAGCAACCTAGCCGGCTTTTGCCTTGAGGCAGCGGAGCGAAAAGCCATTTGCCATGGGGATTATAACAGCAACAATCTTTTATTGGCGGCAAACAACAATGTGGTGATGATCGACTTTGACCGCGCCTACTACGGCCTTCCGCTTGACGATTTTCGTTTTTTGCTCATTTCTTTGACGAAAAACCCGAAAAACAATGTCATCAAACGACTTCAACCGTTGTTTGAACTTTACTTCTCCATCTGCCTGACGTACGCTCCGTATAAAAGCGTCTACTTGGCCGATGCCATGTTTCCCCACGTGTTTTACAACGAAGCGGTGGGCCTTGAAAAGCCAAAACGGGCAGCAAGCAGCCCATCGTCTTTGAACTTGCTCACCCGTCTCGCTGAACAGGAAACGAAAAAATTCGCTTTTTTGTCCGATTTACTAAAAAGCGAGGGATCGAGAACATGA
- a CDS encoding glycosyltransferase family 4 protein: MNIAYVCTEKLPSPAIKGGAIQVMIDGIAPLIARRHELTIFSVADPLLPPEETTGNIRYIRFPRMTYEADVAHALAANRFDVVHVFNRPAPLASYQAAAPHSAFVLSLHNDMFSPLKITPEEAERALAACMRLTAVSEYIKRTVTGRYPVDPKKINVIYSGVDLQQYVPVWTEEGERIRQAERRAHGLDDKKVVLFIGRLSKTKGPHVLIRSLPSLLTRHPETVLVIVGGKWFSDNSRSEYIDWLHQLAAPLSDHVIFTNYVPHHHIPKLLLMADVFVCSSQWHEPLARVHYEAMAAGIPVVTTNRGGNAEIVRHGQTGLVVDDYANEQAFAEAISDLFEQRTLARRMAETAREMVEANFQFEHVAGRLEAVYNEALAAHQRQTAGL; this comes from the coding sequence ATGAACATCGCCTACGTTTGCACAGAAAAACTGCCTTCACCGGCAATAAAGGGCGGTGCAATTCAAGTGATGATTGACGGAATCGCTCCGCTCATTGCCCGCCGCCACGAACTGACTATTTTCTCTGTCGCCGATCCGCTCTTGCCGCCTGAAGAGACAACCGGAAACATCCGCTACATCCGCTTCCCGAGGATGACATATGAAGCTGATGTGGCGCATGCGCTGGCCGCAAACCGTTTCGACGTCGTCCATGTGTTTAATCGGCCTGCGCCGCTCGCTAGTTACCAAGCCGCGGCGCCGCACAGCGCCTTTGTGCTGAGCCTTCATAACGACATGTTTTCACCGCTGAAAATCACGCCGGAAGAAGCTGAGCGGGCACTGGCGGCATGCATGCGGCTGACTGCCGTCAGCGAATATATTAAACGGACGGTAACAGGCCGCTATCCGGTCGATCCAAAAAAAATCAATGTCATTTATTCCGGAGTGGACTTGCAGCAATACGTCCCGGTTTGGACGGAAGAGGGGGAGCGCATCCGCCAAGCCGAGCGCCGGGCGCACGGGCTCGACGATAAGAAAGTGGTGTTGTTTATCGGCCGGCTTAGCAAAACAAAAGGACCGCATGTGCTGATTCGCTCCTTGCCGTCCTTGTTGACCCGTCATCCTGAGACAGTGCTTGTCATCGTCGGCGGAAAATGGTTTAGCGACAACAGCCGAAGCGAATACATCGATTGGCTGCATCAGCTCGCCGCGCCGCTAAGTGACCATGTCATCTTCACGAACTACGTTCCGCACCACCATATTCCGAAACTGCTTTTAATGGCTGATGTGTTTGTGTGCAGCTCCCAATGGCACGAGCCGCTCGCTCGCGTCCATTACGAGGCCATGGCCGCCGGCATTCCGGTTGTGACGACCAACCGCGGCGGCAACGCCGAAATCGTCCGTCACGGCCAAACTGGGCTTGTCGTTGATGATTATGCAAACGAGCAGGCGTTCGCTGAAGCGATCAGCGATCTGTTTGAACAACGAACGCTCGCCCGGCGCATGGCTGAAACAGCGCGGGAGATGGTGGAGGCGAACTTCCAATTTGAACACGTCGCCGGTCGCCTTGAAGCGGTCTATAACGAAGCGCTCGCCGCCCATCAGCGGCAAACCGCCGGCCTCTAA
- a CDS encoding UDP-glucose/GDP-mannose dehydrogenase family protein → MNICIIGAGYVGLTTAAVLAELGHEVHCIDQDERKIRLLNNGEVPFYEPGLEELVTKNCNYLTFSGRWDYIKRAAVILICVGTPPRPDGSTDLRYIEAVLDRLAATVESYKTIVTKSTVPPGTNEWMRTELIRKGMAPHLFRIVSNPEFLREGSAVYDMFHPDKIVVGLEPGDNRSLAVVQAMYAGITAPYVTTSLTGAELIKYAANAFLATKVSFINEMARICDAFAVDVNDIARGIGFDPRIGPHFLRAGLGYGGSCFPKDVKALEHAARSHHVEPHLLQAVQSVNATQLDVCLDKLNQALAPLHGKKIAVLGIAFKPNTDDTRFSPAEALIRRLSEAGCTVAAYDPKATLATPLANVRQVRSVHEAIQGADGLVIATDWDEFCTLDWSEVKAVMKGTLVFDGRNCLDRLAVERSGLRYMGVGRP, encoded by the coding sequence ATGAACATCTGCATCATCGGCGCTGGCTACGTCGGACTGACCACCGCAGCCGTCCTTGCTGAACTTGGGCATGAGGTGCATTGCATCGATCAAGATGAACGGAAAATTCGCCTGCTCAACAATGGGGAAGTCCCGTTTTATGAACCGGGGTTAGAGGAGTTAGTCACTAAAAACTGTAACTATTTAACATTTAGCGGCCGCTGGGATTATATCAAACGGGCGGCCGTCATTCTCATTTGCGTCGGCACCCCGCCGCGGCCGGACGGCAGCACCGACTTGCGCTATATCGAAGCGGTGCTCGACCGCTTAGCCGCAACGGTCGAATCATACAAAACGATCGTCACGAAAAGCACTGTCCCGCCAGGAACGAATGAATGGATGCGTACTGAGCTCATAAGGAAAGGAATGGCGCCGCATTTATTCCGCATTGTGTCTAATCCGGAGTTTTTGCGCGAAGGGTCGGCCGTTTACGATATGTTTCACCCGGACAAAATCGTCGTCGGCCTCGAGCCGGGCGACAATCGGTCGCTCGCTGTCGTGCAGGCAATGTATGCCGGCATCACCGCTCCTTACGTCACGACGAGCCTCACTGGGGCGGAACTCATCAAATACGCCGCGAATGCCTTTTTAGCAACCAAAGTATCCTTTATCAATGAAATGGCGCGGATTTGCGACGCGTTTGCCGTCGATGTCAACGACATCGCCCGCGGGATCGGCTTCGATCCGCGCATCGGTCCGCATTTTTTGCGAGCCGGTCTCGGCTATGGCGGCTCCTGCTTTCCAAAAGATGTGAAAGCGCTCGAACACGCGGCGCGCTCACACCATGTCGAGCCACACTTGCTGCAGGCAGTGCAGTCGGTCAACGCCACCCAGCTCGACGTTTGCCTCGACAAACTGAATCAAGCGCTCGCCCCGCTGCACGGCAAAAAAATCGCTGTGCTTGGCATCGCCTTTAAGCCGAACACGGACGATACCCGTTTTTCCCCCGCCGAAGCGCTCATCCGTCGATTAAGCGAAGCGGGCTGCACGGTCGCCGCCTACGACCCGAAGGCAACGCTGGCAACACCCCTTGCCAACGTCAGGCAAGTGCGGTCGGTGCACGAAGCGATCCAAGGGGCGGATGGCTTAGTCATCGCCACCGACTGGGATGAATTTTGCACGCTTGACTGGTCAGAGGTGAAAGCCGTGATGAAGGGGACGCTCGTCTTTGACGGTCGAAATTGTTTGGATCGCCTTGCTGTCGAGCGGAGTGGTTTGCGCTACATGGGGGTGGGGCGTCCATGA
- a CDS encoding glycosyltransferase family 4 protein codes for MKIAMIATEKLPVPAIRGGATQIYLDATAAVMARKHDVTVLSIRDRELPDEEKNKNGVAYRRFAQETYVQEVAAHLRTETYDVIHVCNRPRWVRYIREASPDSAIVLSVHNEMFRDDKISYAEGIDCINTVKQIVTVSDYIGATICDRFPQAAGKVATVYSGVDVKTFQPKWTTQGAKINAAVRRELGLEGKKVVLFVGRLSKVKGAHLLLEALPSITEKHPEAMIVFVGSKWFGANEMNSYVRYLYTLGALYENNAMFIQFVKPEQISQLYTMADLFVCPSQWQEPLARVHYEAMAAGLPIITSNRGGNPEVVENGKNGYIINDFSNPEAYATLINKLLDEPAFASQMGKYGRQKAEREFSWEAVAAKLLRAYGEERG; via the coding sequence ATGAAAATCGCCATGATTGCGACGGAAAAACTGCCGGTGCCAGCCATCCGGGGAGGGGCGACACAAATTTATCTCGATGCAACAGCGGCGGTCATGGCGCGAAAACACGACGTCACTGTGTTGTCGATTCGCGACCGTGAGCTGCCCGATGAGGAAAAGAACAAAAACGGGGTCGCCTATCGTCGCTTCGCCCAAGAGACGTACGTACAAGAAGTAGCCGCCCATTTGCGCACGGAAACGTATGACGTCATTCACGTATGCAACCGGCCGCGCTGGGTTCGCTACATCCGCGAAGCTTCCCCAGACAGCGCCATTGTGTTGAGCGTCCATAATGAAATGTTCCGGGATGATAAAATTTCTTATGCCGAAGGGATCGATTGCATCAATACGGTCAAACAAATTGTAACCGTGAGCGACTATATCGGAGCGACCATTTGCGACCGTTTTCCGCAGGCGGCTGGAAAAGTGGCGACCGTTTATTCAGGGGTCGATGTGAAAACGTTCCAGCCGAAATGGACAACGCAAGGAGCGAAAATCAATGCGGCTGTCCGCCGCGAGCTCGGGCTCGAGGGAAAAAAAGTCGTGCTGTTCGTCGGGCGGTTGAGTAAAGTGAAAGGCGCCCATTTGCTTCTTGAGGCGCTGCCGTCAATCACCGAAAAGCATCCGGAAGCGATGATCGTGTTTGTCGGCTCGAAATGGTTTGGCGCTAATGAGATGAACAGCTATGTCCGTTACTTGTATACACTCGGAGCGCTGTATGAAAACAATGCGATGTTTATTCAGTTCGTCAAACCAGAGCAAATTTCGCAGCTGTACACGATGGCTGACCTGTTCGTTTGTCCGTCCCAGTGGCAAGAGCCGCTGGCGCGCGTTCATTATGAAGCGATGGCGGCCGGGCTGCCGATCATTACGAGCAACCGCGGAGGGAACCCCGAGGTCGTTGAAAACGGCAAAAACGGCTATATCATCAACGACTTCAGCAACCCTGAAGCGTATGCAACACTCATTAACAAGCTGCTTGACGAACCGGCTTTTGCCAGTCAAATGGGGAAATACGGAAGGCAGAAGGCGGAACGCGAATTCAGCTGGGAAGCGGTAGCCGCAAAGCTGTTGCGCGCTTATGGGGAAGAAAGGGGGTAA
- a CDS encoding UTP--glucose-1-phosphate uridylyltransferase: MVKKAIIPAAGYGTRGLPVTKVIPKEMFPIGAKPAIQYIVEEAFASGIEELLIIVSRAKSLIVDYFDRSLELEAFLERRNKTHLLKGEFIPSGQIYYTRQPYARGLGDAVRLGKSFAGGEPFAVLLPDDIVLHEGTPAIRQLIEQYERCGQSVVGLNQVEENELHKYGVIRGEPLADGAYCITDMVEKPKTNPPSDLAVIGRYVFTPAIFSYLEALPTLGDEEIQLTEAIRRLAAAEGCQGKLIAGTRFDIGTADGYMALLSAVWKEN; the protein is encoded by the coding sequence ATGGTCAAAAAAGCGATCATCCCCGCGGCCGGGTATGGGACAAGAGGCTTGCCGGTGACGAAAGTTATCCCGAAAGAGATGTTTCCTATCGGCGCTAAGCCGGCGATCCAATATATTGTGGAGGAGGCGTTTGCCTCGGGAATTGAGGAGCTGCTCATTATTGTCTCGCGAGCGAAAAGTTTAATCGTGGACTACTTTGACCGCTCTTTAGAGCTCGAGGCGTTTTTAGAACGACGGAATAAGACACATTTGTTGAAAGGGGAGTTTATTCCTTCCGGACAAATTTATTATACGCGCCAGCCGTATGCGCGGGGATTAGGGGATGCCGTCCGGCTTGGCAAGTCGTTTGCCGGCGGCGAGCCGTTTGCTGTGCTGTTGCCGGACGATATCGTGTTGCATGAAGGGACTCCGGCCATCCGTCAGCTCATTGAGCAGTACGAACGGTGTGGACAAAGCGTCGTCGGTTTAAATCAAGTAGAGGAAAACGAATTGCATAAATATGGCGTCATCCGCGGTGAACCACTTGCCGATGGCGCGTATTGCATCACCGATATGGTGGAAAAGCCAAAAACAAATCCGCCGTCCGACTTGGCTGTCATCGGCCGCTATGTGTTCACGCCGGCTATTTTTTCCTATTTAGAAGCGCTGCCAACCCTTGGGGACGAAGAAATTCAGCTGACCGAGGCAATTCGCCGTCTGGCGGCTGCGGAAGGATGCCAAGGGAAACTGATCGCCGGAACACGGTTTGATATTGGTACAGCCGACGGTTACATGGCGTTGCTTTCGGCCGTTTGGAAAGAAAATTAA
- the fabI gene encoding enoyl-ACP reductase FabI, producing MTLSLEGRTYVVMGVANKRSIAWGIARSLHAAGARLVFTYAGERFEKEVRALVDTLEDERSLLLPCDVASDEDIAQCFAQIKEQVGVIHGVAHCIAYANKDDLSGEYMKVSRDGFLLAHNISAYSLTAIAREAKELMTEGGSIVTLTYLGGERVVQNYNIMGVAKASLDASVKYLANDLGKYGIRVNAISAGPIRTLSAKGVGDFNTILKQIEERAPLRRTTTQEEVGDAALFLFSDLSRGITGEIIHVDSGYHILGY from the coding sequence ATGACATTATCATTGGAAGGACGTACATATGTCGTTATGGGGGTGGCGAACAAGCGGAGCATCGCTTGGGGCATCGCCCGCTCGCTCCACGCCGCCGGCGCTCGGCTTGTGTTTACATACGCCGGAGAGCGGTTTGAAAAGGAAGTGCGAGCGCTTGTCGACACGCTTGAAGACGAACGTTCGCTTCTGTTGCCGTGCGATGTGGCAAGTGACGAGGACATCGCTCAATGCTTTGCACAAATTAAAGAACAAGTCGGCGTCATTCACGGTGTCGCCCACTGCATCGCCTATGCCAATAAGGACGACTTAAGCGGCGAGTATATGAAAGTGAGCCGCGACGGCTTTTTGCTCGCCCATAACATCAGCGCCTATTCCCTCACCGCGATAGCGCGCGAGGCGAAGGAGCTCATGACCGAGGGCGGCAGCATCGTCACCCTCACGTATTTAGGCGGCGAGCGTGTCGTGCAAAACTACAACATCATGGGTGTAGCGAAAGCGTCGCTCGATGCAAGCGTCAAATATTTGGCAAACGATTTAGGCAAATACGGCATTCGCGTCAACGCCATTTCCGCCGGACCGATCCGCACATTGTCGGCGAAAGGGGTCGGCGACTTCAATACGATTTTAAAACAAATCGAGGAGCGCGCTCCGCTCCGCCGGACGACGACGCAAGAAGAAGTCGGCGATGCAGCGCTGTTTTTGTTCAGCGACCTGTCGCGCGGCATCACCGGGGAAATCATCCACGTCGATTCAGGGTATCACATTTTAGGATATTAA
- a CDS encoding CotO family spore coat protein, protein MRKQKVVETEPLLYIVQPKAMRAAAHMQETFTWTNRPQQKETGDAAEQMEEGEEQRTFFVKKEFQAMTLDEQLAFLARLPAHLPPLKCQFATKEQSYEGVLKRCTATELTVADERGNETAIGRAQLLSVTMIGFVP, encoded by the coding sequence GTGCGGAAACAAAAAGTGGTAGAAACAGAGCCGTTGCTTTACATTGTGCAGCCAAAGGCCATGCGGGCTGCGGCGCATATGCAAGAAACGTTTACATGGACGAACCGCCCCCAACAGAAAGAAACGGGCGATGCCGCTGAACAGATGGAAGAGGGCGAGGAACAGAGGACGTTTTTCGTCAAAAAGGAGTTTCAGGCGATGACGCTTGATGAGCAGCTCGCTTTTTTAGCGAGGCTGCCCGCCCATTTGCCGCCGCTCAAATGCCAGTTTGCCACGAAAGAACAAAGCTATGAAGGCGTGCTGAAACGATGCACGGCGACCGAGTTGACGGTCGCCGATGAACGAGGAAACGAAACGGCCATTGGACGCGCACAGCTTCTTTCTGTGACGATGATCGGGTTTGTGCCATAA
- a CDS encoding CotS family spore coat protein, translated as MADQTVYSTAPSAATERLVHMARLLLKQWDVEAKAIDVVQSGQMALVWKVHTDGGPKCLKRIHRPEKKALFSIYAQDALAKKGLYVPRIIETRDHRLFKRYGPFLFVLYDWIEGTPFDLAIRDDLTAMIGALAHFHARSAGYEPPPGVPVFSKLGKWPKHYMKRCRQLEAWKQLAELDRDDPFSRLYLAEIDRFIEKGEEVLQQLLDSHYEAWVEQLKKRPSLCHQDYGTGNSLRGEDGNVWIIDLDTAAFDLPIRDVRKMMAPFLFDADQQGKTRADIVLEAYEEVRPLTKKEKEVLLIDLLFPYDLHELAVEKYIRNVPLAEAELAEAMAYEQAKWETIERRLASL; from the coding sequence ATGGCTGATCAAACCGTCTATTCAACCGCGCCGTCAGCCGCCACTGAACGGCTCGTCCATATGGCGCGGCTGCTGTTAAAGCAGTGGGACGTAGAAGCCAAAGCGATTGACGTCGTGCAAAGCGGGCAAATGGCGCTCGTCTGGAAAGTGCATACCGATGGCGGGCCGAAATGCTTAAAGCGCATTCACCGTCCGGAAAAAAAGGCGCTCTTTTCGATTTACGCGCAGGACGCTTTGGCGAAAAAGGGGCTTTATGTCCCACGCATCATTGAGACACGCGATCACCGCCTATTTAAAAGGTACGGACCGTTTTTGTTTGTGCTGTACGATTGGATCGAAGGAACGCCGTTTGATTTGGCGATCCGCGACGATTTAACCGCCATGATCGGCGCCCTTGCCCATTTTCATGCTCGGTCAGCCGGTTACGAGCCGCCGCCCGGCGTTCCGGTGTTCAGCAAACTCGGCAAATGGCCGAAGCATTACATGAAGCGATGCCGGCAGCTCGAAGCGTGGAAACAGCTCGCCGAGTTGGATCGCGACGATCCGTTTTCCCGCTTGTATTTGGCCGAAATCGACCGCTTTATTGAAAAAGGGGAGGAAGTGTTGCAGCAGCTCCTTGATTCTCATTATGAGGCATGGGTGGAGCAGCTGAAGAAACGGCCGTCGCTTTGCCACCAAGACTATGGGACAGGGAACTCGCTGCGCGGAGAAGACGGAAACGTCTGGATCATCGACCTCGATACAGCTGCCTTTGACTTGCCGATTCGCGATGTCCGCAAAATGATGGCTCCGTTTCTTTTCGATGCGGATCAGCAAGGGAAAACAAGGGCGGATATCGTGCTCGAAGCGTATGAGGAAGTGCGTCCGCTGACAAAAAAGGAAAAAGAGGTGCTGTTGATCGACCTGCTGTTTCCGTACGATTTGCATGAGCTGGCAGTGGAAAAATATATCCGGAACGTGCCCCTCGCCGAGGCGGAACTGGCTGAGGCAATGGCATATGAACAGGCCAAATGGGAGACAATCGAGAGACGGCTCGCTTCGTTGTAG
- a CDS encoding CotS family spore coat protein, with product MQSQWIAAKVLELYPHKVEQIELQSVRPKETVWTVATDEGEKMLRQREAVPGRMLFYAEAHRHLQQRQFPIASLCRTKNGGLCVAGGTQAYVLYDVVSGKEVGYYDVEQLEHAFKFLGLFHVASQQFSPSSKAKKRNRLGKWPKTYTWKLQELSGYKKMAASFVDDPFSILFSETVGAMLAAGEEAVEQLESDAYAEWTAGPSRWTGFIHKDISLSHLVETEGTMMMRYLPAVVIDLPVRDIQVLLHKVMKKMAVWDEELAARLLQAYHRTHPLTDEQYRLLEAELLFPHLFASVARKYYLGAKDNWSDEKYMWELQTAITVERTKQDALRRTPLPSLL from the coding sequence TTGCAGTCACAATGGATTGCTGCCAAGGTGCTTGAATTGTATCCGCACAAAGTCGAACAAATAGAGCTTCAATCGGTGCGGCCGAAAGAAACGGTCTGGACAGTTGCGACAGATGAGGGAGAGAAGATGCTGCGGCAACGGGAGGCGGTGCCGGGGCGGATGCTGTTTTATGCCGAGGCGCATCGGCATTTGCAACAGCGGCAGTTTCCGATCGCCTCATTATGCCGGACGAAAAACGGGGGGCTGTGCGTCGCCGGCGGAACGCAGGCGTACGTGCTATACGATGTTGTCAGCGGCAAGGAAGTGGGCTATTACGATGTCGAACAGCTTGAACATGCGTTTAAATTTCTCGGTTTGTTCCACGTTGCCTCACAACAGTTTTCTCCAAGCTCGAAGGCGAAAAAGCGAAACCGGCTCGGAAAGTGGCCAAAGACGTATACGTGGAAACTGCAGGAGCTGTCCGGCTACAAGAAAATGGCGGCTTCGTTCGTCGATGATCCGTTTTCCATCTTGTTTTCCGAGACGGTCGGTGCGATGCTCGCCGCAGGAGAGGAAGCGGTCGAGCAGCTAGAAAGCGATGCCTACGCCGAATGGACAGCCGGTCCGAGCCGATGGACAGGGTTTATTCATAAAGACATTTCCTTGTCACATCTCGTCGAAACGGAAGGGACGATGATGATGCGCTATCTGCCGGCAGTCGTCATCGACTTGCCGGTGCGCGACATTCAAGTGCTGCTCCACAAAGTAATGAAAAAGATGGCGGTGTGGGATGAAGAATTGGCCGCGCGGCTGCTTCAGGCGTATCACCGCACCCACCCGCTCACCGACGAGCAGTACAGGCTGCTCGAGGCGGAGCTGTTGTTTCCACACTTGTTTGCCTCCGTCGCCCGAAAGTATTATTTAGGGGCGAAAGACAATTGGTCGGATGAAAAATATATGTGGGAGCTGCAGACGGCCATTACGGTCGAGCGGACAAAACAAGATGCGCTTCGCCGCACGCCGCTGCCATCGCTGTTGTAA